In Amycolatopsis sp. EV170708-02-1, the following are encoded in one genomic region:
- the coaBC gene encoding bifunctional phosphopantothenoylcysteine decarboxylase/phosphopantothenate--cysteine ligase CoaBC, which translates to MNKPRVVLGVGGGIAAYKACEVLRGLTESGHDVRVVPTEAALNFVGAATFEALSGNPVHTGVFTEVPEVQHVRVGKEADLVIVVPATANLLAKAAHGIADDLLTNTLLTARCPVAFFPAMHTEMWEHPATRDNVALLRSRGLIVAEPAAGRLTGADTGKGRLADPAEIVDLARLLLAVPNALPRDLEGVRVAISAGGTREPLDPVRYLGNRSSGKQGYALARVAAQRGAEVTLVTAHTVALPEPAGAKVVHVSTAEELRQAMHAEAASADVLVMAAAVADFRPSNRADHKIKKSDDTPDPVVELARNADILAELVRNRAQGQVVVGFAAETGDDKGGVLDHARVKLKRKGADLLVVNAVGEGKAFGTEDNSGWLLGADGTEIPIPLGAKAELASTLWDAVVTLMKR; encoded by the coding sequence GTGAATAAGCCTCGCGTCGTACTGGGCGTAGGTGGCGGGATCGCCGCCTACAAGGCCTGTGAGGTCCTGCGCGGACTGACCGAATCCGGTCACGACGTCCGCGTGGTCCCCACCGAAGCCGCGCTGAACTTCGTCGGCGCGGCCACCTTCGAGGCACTCTCCGGGAACCCGGTGCACACCGGCGTGTTCACCGAAGTGCCCGAGGTCCAGCACGTCCGCGTCGGCAAGGAAGCCGACCTGGTGATCGTCGTGCCCGCCACGGCGAACCTGCTCGCCAAGGCCGCGCACGGCATCGCGGACGATCTGCTGACGAACACCCTGCTCACCGCCCGGTGCCCGGTCGCCTTCTTCCCGGCGATGCACACCGAGATGTGGGAGCACCCGGCCACCCGCGACAACGTGGCGCTGCTGCGTTCGCGCGGCCTGATCGTCGCCGAACCCGCCGCCGGCAGGCTCACCGGCGCCGACACCGGCAAGGGACGGCTCGCCGACCCCGCCGAGATCGTCGACCTCGCCCGGCTCCTGCTCGCCGTGCCGAACGCCCTCCCGCGCGACCTCGAAGGCGTGCGCGTGGCGATCTCCGCGGGCGGCACCCGTGAACCGCTGGACCCGGTCCGGTATCTGGGCAACCGCTCGTCGGGCAAACAGGGGTACGCGCTGGCACGCGTCGCCGCCCAGCGTGGCGCCGAGGTCACCCTGGTCACCGCGCACACAGTCGCGCTGCCGGAGCCCGCGGGCGCGAAGGTCGTCCACGTGTCGACCGCCGAGGAGCTGCGCCAGGCCATGCACGCCGAGGCGGCCTCCGCCGACGTGCTCGTGATGGCCGCCGCCGTCGCCGACTTCCGGCCGTCGAACCGGGCCGACCACAAGATCAAGAAGTCCGACGACACGCCGGATCCCGTCGTCGAGCTCGCCCGCAACGCGGACATCCTGGCCGAGCTGGTGCGGAATCGCGCCCAGGGGCAGGTGGTCGTCGGGTTCGCCGCCGAAACAGGGGACGATAAGGGTGGCGTCCTCGACCACGCCCGGGTCAAACTCAAGCGCAAGGGCGCGGATCTGCTGGTGGTGAACGCCGTCGGTGAAGGGAAGGCCTTCGGGACCGAGGACAACTCGGGCTGGCTGCTCGGGGCCGACGGCACCGAAATCCCGATCCCGCTCGGCGCCAAGGCCGAACTGGCGTCCACATTGTGGGATGCTGTTGTGACCTTGATGAAGCGTTGA
- the rpoZ gene encoding DNA-directed RNA polymerase subunit omega produces MTTQATLHEELEGITNPPIDDLLEKVSSKYALVIYSAKRARQINDYYAQLGEGLLEYVGPLVEPGPREKPLSIALREIHGGLLEHTEGE; encoded by the coding sequence GTGACGACTCAGGCCACGCTGCACGAAGAGCTCGAAGGCATCACCAACCCGCCCATCGACGACCTCCTCGAGAAGGTCAGCTCGAAGTACGCGCTGGTGATCTACTCGGCCAAGCGCGCTCGCCAGATCAACGACTACTACGCCCAGCTGGGCGAGGGCCTGCTGGAGTACGTCGGCCCGCTGGTCGAGCCGGGCCCGCGCGAGAAGCCGCTGTCCATCGCCCTGCGCGAGATCCACGGCGGCCTGCTCGAGCACACCGAGGGTGAATAA
- the gmk gene encoding guanylate kinase, translating to MSGTGQDHPVNPGADRGGEPVAGVESRHRLTVVSGPSGVGKSSVAKELRKLDPEIYFSVSVTTRKPRPGEVDGEHYHFIDRAEFDRMVAGGELLEHAEFAGNCYGTPRGPVERVLAEGRNAILEIELQGARQVRKAMPEARLVMLMPPSWEELVGRLTGRGTENQAAVKARLAEAERELAAAGEFDERVVNADVREAAERLLNLITGDISTEDSEHHE from the coding sequence GTGAGCGGCACCGGTCAGGACCACCCGGTGAACCCGGGCGCTGACCGCGGCGGTGAGCCGGTGGCGGGAGTCGAATCCCGGCACCGGCTCACGGTCGTCTCAGGGCCTTCGGGGGTCGGGAAGTCGAGCGTGGCCAAGGAGCTACGCAAGCTGGATCCGGAGATCTATTTCAGCGTCTCGGTGACCACCAGGAAGCCGAGGCCGGGTGAGGTGGACGGCGAGCACTACCACTTCATCGACCGGGCCGAGTTCGACCGCATGGTCGCCGGCGGCGAACTGCTCGAACACGCCGAGTTCGCGGGCAACTGCTACGGCACCCCGCGCGGGCCCGTCGAGCGGGTGCTAGCCGAAGGCCGCAACGCGATACTGGAGATCGAACTCCAGGGCGCGCGGCAGGTCCGCAAGGCGATGCCGGAGGCCCGGCTGGTGATGCTGATGCCGCCGTCGTGGGAAGAACTGGTCGGCAGGCTGACCGGCCGCGGCACCGAGAACCAGGCCGCGGTGAAGGCCAGGCTCGCCGAGGCCGAACGCGAACTCGCCGCCGCCGGGGAGTTCGACGAGCGCGTCGTCAACGCCGACGTGCGAGAGGCCGCCGAGCGGTTGCTAAACTTGATAACCGGCGACATCTCTACCGAAGATTCGGAGCACCACGAGTGA
- the mihF gene encoding integration host factor, actinobacterial type gives MALPQLTEEQRAAALEKAAAARRIRAELKERLKRGGTTLVDVLKQAEENEVLGKMKVSALLEALPGVGKVRAQQTMERLEIAPSRRLRGLGDRQRKALLAEFSGE, from the coding sequence GTGGCACTTCCCCAGCTGACAGAGGAACAGCGCGCTGCGGCGCTGGAGAAGGCCGCCGCCGCCCGCCGCATCCGTGCTGAGCTGAAGGAGCGGCTGAAGCGGGGCGGTACCACTCTGGTCGACGTGTTGAAGCAGGCCGAGGAGAACGAAGTCCTCGGCAAGATGAAGGTCTCGGCTCTGCTCGAGGCTCTTCCGGGCGTCGGCAAGGTCCGTGCCCAGCAGACCATGGAACGACTGGAGATCGCACCCAGCCGTCGTCTTCGCGGCCTCGGCGACCGGCAGCGCAAGGCGCTGCTGGCCGAATTCAGCGGCGAGTGA
- the pyrF gene encoding orotidine-5'-phosphate decarboxylase — MSERFGARLARAVAEKGPLCAGIDPHPGLLQAWGLPADASGLEKFALTAAETLAPEVAVIKPQSAFFEAYGPPGVAVLAKTMKVCREAGALVLLDVKRGDIGSTMAAYTAAFLPSGAEFEADAITVSPYLGFGSLAPAIDVAQAQGKGLIVLARTSNPEAQGLQNALLPNGKTVAQDIVDTAAAYNAGVGPLGDIGVVVGATVAPGELDLSKLNGPILAPGFGAQGATVADLRGLFGPGLPGVLPASSRDVLKNGPDPEALRAAVRRTRDSLGPLEKGQ; from the coding sequence ATGAGCGAGCGGTTCGGGGCGAGGCTGGCGCGGGCGGTCGCGGAGAAGGGGCCGCTCTGCGCCGGGATCGACCCCCATCCCGGGTTGCTCCAGGCGTGGGGTCTCCCCGCGGACGCGAGCGGTTTGGAGAAGTTCGCCCTCACGGCCGCTGAGACGCTCGCGCCCGAGGTCGCGGTGATCAAGCCCCAGTCGGCCTTTTTCGAGGCCTACGGGCCTCCTGGGGTCGCTGTTCTGGCCAAGACGATGAAGGTGTGCCGGGAAGCGGGCGCGCTCGTCCTGCTGGACGTCAAACGCGGCGACATCGGTTCGACGATGGCGGCGTACACGGCGGCGTTCCTGCCGTCCGGGGCGGAGTTCGAGGCGGACGCCATCACGGTGTCGCCGTACCTCGGGTTCGGTTCGCTCGCTCCCGCGATCGACGTCGCGCAGGCGCAGGGCAAGGGGCTGATCGTCCTCGCGCGCACCTCCAACCCGGAGGCGCAGGGATTGCAGAACGCCTTGCTGCCCAACGGAAAGACCGTCGCGCAGGACATCGTCGACACGGCGGCCGCGTACAACGCGGGCGTCGGCCCCCTGGGTGACATCGGCGTCGTCGTCGGCGCCACCGTCGCGCCGGGGGAGCTCGACCTGAGCAAGCTGAACGGTCCGATCCTGGCGCCCGGTTTCGGGGCCCAGGGAGCCACCGTGGCCGATCTTCGGGGCCTTTTCGGCCCAGGACTCCCGGGTGTGCTCCCGGCGTCCTCCCGTGACGTCCTCAAGAACGGACCGGACCCGGAGGCGTTGCGTGCGGCCGTTCGGCGGACCCGGGATTCCCTCGGTCCCCTGGAAAAAGGCCAATAG